A stretch of the Arthrobacter sp. PAMC 25486 genome encodes the following:
- a CDS encoding MBL fold metallo-hydrolase, with product MSARIERLITSGTFSLDGGTWDVDNNVWIVGDDAEVYVIDPAHNPAAIRETVGERSVKAVLLTHGHDDHIRFARDFAALVGAPVLMNPADQMLWEDIFPGTTPDAPIAEGDVFEVAGTRLTALHTPGHSPGSTCFYAASLGTVFTGDTLFNGGPGATGRSYSDFPTIVKSISERLMTLPPETVVNTGHGDSTTIAAEAPGIAAAGL from the coding sequence ATGAGCGCACGCATTGAACGCCTGATCACCTCAGGGACTTTCTCGCTCGATGGCGGCACCTGGGACGTGGACAACAACGTGTGGATCGTGGGTGACGACGCCGAGGTGTACGTGATCGACCCCGCCCACAATCCGGCCGCCATCAGGGAGACCGTGGGGGAACGCTCCGTCAAGGCGGTGCTGCTGACGCACGGCCACGACGACCACATTCGCTTCGCCCGCGACTTTGCCGCCTTGGTGGGCGCACCCGTGCTGATGAACCCGGCCGACCAGATGCTGTGGGAGGACATTTTCCCTGGCACCACCCCGGATGCCCCCATCGCTGAGGGCGACGTCTTTGAGGTGGCAGGCACACGTTTGACGGCACTGCACACCCCAGGGCACTCCCCCGGGTCAACGTGTTTCTACGCAGCATCCCTGGGCACGGTGTTCACCGGCGACACGCTGTTCAACGGCGGCCCGGGAGCCACCGGGCGCTCGTACAGCGACTTCCCGACCATTGTGAAGTCGATTTCCGAGCGGCTCATGACCCTGCCGCCGGAGACCGTTGTCAATACCGGCCACGGCGACTCCACCACCATTGCCGCCGAGGCACCGGGGATTGCGGCGGCTGGGCTGTAA
- a CDS encoding S-(hydroxymethyl)mycothiol dehydrogenase: MVNKTVHKVKGAVVLAKDAPVTLETVLVPDPGPGEVLVDILTSGVCHTDLHYKQGGISDDFPFLLGHEATGVVNTVGAGVTNVVPGDRVILNWRAVCGNCRACAKGQAQYCFNTANATQKMTLEDGTVLSPALGIGAFIEKTLVAAGQCTKVDADVDPAAVGLLGCGIMAGLGAAINTGGVKRGDTVAVIGCGGVGAAAIAGAALAGATTVIAVDRDPKKLAAAVALGATHTVNASQEDAVVAIQNHTGGFGADVVIDAVGRPETYKQAFYARDLAGTVVLVGVPTPEMTLELPLLDVFGRGGSLKSSWYGDCLPSRDFPMLVELYKQGKLDLDAFVSERITINDIEAAFTKMGEGSVLRSVVEFA; encoded by the coding sequence ATGGTTAACAAGACCGTTCACAAGGTCAAGGGCGCGGTGGTGCTGGCCAAGGACGCACCGGTCACGTTGGAAACTGTCCTGGTGCCGGACCCCGGACCCGGCGAGGTGCTGGTTGACATCCTGACCAGCGGCGTCTGCCACACCGACCTGCACTACAAACAGGGAGGCATCAGCGACGACTTCCCGTTCCTGCTGGGACACGAGGCCACCGGCGTGGTCAACACGGTGGGCGCCGGCGTCACCAACGTGGTGCCGGGCGACCGGGTGATCCTGAACTGGCGTGCCGTGTGCGGCAACTGCCGCGCCTGTGCCAAGGGCCAGGCCCAGTACTGCTTCAACACAGCCAATGCCACGCAGAAGATGACCCTGGAGGACGGTACGGTCCTCTCCCCCGCACTGGGCATCGGGGCTTTCATTGAGAAGACCCTGGTTGCCGCTGGGCAATGCACCAAGGTCGACGCCGATGTGGACCCTGCCGCTGTTGGCCTCCTTGGCTGTGGCATCATGGCGGGCCTCGGTGCCGCCATCAACACCGGCGGCGTCAAGCGCGGGGACACCGTGGCCGTGATTGGCTGCGGCGGTGTTGGTGCGGCAGCCATTGCCGGCGCCGCCCTCGCCGGAGCCACCACCGTCATCGCCGTGGACCGGGATCCCAAGAAGCTGGCCGCAGCCGTGGCACTCGGGGCAACCCACACGGTCAACGCCTCCCAGGAGGACGCTGTCGTTGCCATCCAAAACCACACCGGTGGTTTCGGGGCAGATGTGGTGATTGACGCCGTCGGACGTCCCGAAACCTACAAGCAGGCCTTCTATGCCCGTGATCTGGCCGGCACTGTGGTCCTGGTGGGCGTGCCCACCCCTGAGATGACTCTCGAACTCCCGCTGCTGGACGTGTTTGGCCGCGGAGGCTCGCTGAAGTCGTCCTGGTACGGCGACTGCCTGCCTTCGCGCGACTTCCCCATGCTCGTGGAGCTGTACAAGCAGGGCAAACTGGACCTTGACGCCTTTGTCAGCGAACGCATCACCATCAACGACATTGAGGCCGCATTCACCAAAATGGGCGAGGGCTCAGTGCTGCGATCGGTGGTGGAGTTCGCATGA
- a CDS encoding DUF6226 family protein, whose product MENMYVRPVFPPAVFRDSAGSVVEYGAQWRQRDVPEEAYSRVSHPERFAGIHQVADALVDHVLATYDCTRQDGPDLVPQQGGVANPRVQTVRVVKLVPAHSDAAALVIEYLDFPSVRVHVGLLHSFPAPNCDCDACDETLDSAAGELEQVILAVVAGGFRESITEGRTPNVHMSLVFPGGSSTSEGPLRFSSLPRERVEEAQVRFGTLPYGWQPWPVRASSPASN is encoded by the coding sequence ATGGAGAACATGTACGTGCGGCCGGTGTTTCCGCCAGCGGTGTTCCGGGACAGTGCCGGTTCAGTTGTTGAGTACGGTGCCCAGTGGCGGCAGCGTGATGTGCCGGAGGAGGCGTACAGCCGTGTGAGCCACCCCGAGCGGTTCGCCGGGATCCACCAGGTTGCCGATGCCCTGGTGGATCATGTACTGGCCACCTACGACTGCACCCGGCAGGATGGCCCGGATCTTGTTCCCCAACAGGGTGGTGTGGCGAATCCCAGGGTCCAGACAGTGCGGGTGGTGAAATTGGTCCCGGCGCACTCCGACGCGGCCGCACTCGTTATTGAATACCTGGACTTCCCCTCCGTTCGCGTCCATGTCGGCTTGCTGCACAGCTTTCCTGCACCCAACTGCGACTGTGACGCATGTGATGAAACGCTGGACAGCGCAGCCGGTGAGCTGGAGCAGGTGATTCTTGCCGTTGTGGCCGGGGGATTCCGGGAGAGCATCACAGAAGGGCGAACCCCCAACGTGCACATGAGTTTGGTCTTTCCCGGCGGGAGTAGCACCTCAGAGGGGCCGCTGCGCTTCAGCAGCCTGCCGCGGGAGCGGGTGGAGGAAGCCCAGGTCAGATTCGGGACGCTGCCTTACGGCTGGCAGCCGTGGCCGGTGCGTGCATCATCACCCGCGTCGAATTAG
- the trpS gene encoding tryptophan--tRNA ligase produces the protein MRNTDGTHYGTGTLEQRVLEDPGKFRVLTGDRPTGRLHLGHYFGTLQNRVRLQELGVETFVLIADYQVLTDRDVAHHLSENVENLVLDYLAVGLDPARSTIFAHSAIPALNQLLLPFLSLVSVAELGRNPTVKDEIVHSRQAAVSGLMFTYPVHQAADILFCKSNLVPAGQDQLPHVELTRTIARRFNTRYGRAGDVFPEPEALLSAAPLLLGTDGGKMSKSRGNAIALADGVDETARLVRGAKTDSIRYISYDPAARPEVSSLLLLAALCQNRDPHEVAEEIGQGGSGALKKVVTEAVNEHLAPIRARRADYAKDRGYLRSVLQRGNERANTIAEATLKEVRGAMGTSY, from the coding sequence ATGCGGAACACGGATGGGACCCACTACGGAACAGGGACTCTGGAACAACGCGTTCTGGAAGACCCCGGCAAGTTTCGGGTGTTGACAGGTGACCGCCCAACTGGACGGCTGCACCTCGGACACTATTTTGGCACCCTGCAAAATCGGGTGCGGCTGCAAGAGCTGGGTGTTGAGACCTTCGTGCTCATCGCTGACTATCAGGTCCTGACCGATCGCGATGTGGCCCATCACCTGTCTGAAAATGTCGAGAACCTGGTTTTGGACTATCTGGCCGTCGGCCTGGATCCTGCCCGTTCCACCATCTTTGCCCACAGTGCAATACCTGCGTTGAACCAGCTGTTGCTCCCGTTTCTCAGCCTGGTCTCGGTCGCCGAGCTGGGCAGGAATCCCACAGTCAAGGATGAGATCGTCCACTCCCGGCAAGCTGCTGTCAGCGGCCTGATGTTCACCTATCCGGTTCATCAGGCGGCTGACATCCTCTTCTGCAAATCAAACCTGGTTCCTGCGGGACAGGACCAGCTGCCTCATGTGGAGCTGACTCGGACGATCGCGCGGCGCTTTAATACCAGATATGGCAGGGCCGGTGACGTGTTTCCTGAGCCTGAGGCACTGTTGTCCGCCGCCCCGCTGCTGTTGGGCACCGACGGGGGAAAAATGAGCAAGAGCCGAGGCAACGCCATCGCCTTGGCGGACGGAGTGGATGAGACAGCACGGCTGGTCCGTGGCGCCAAGACCGATTCGATTCGCTACATTTCCTACGATCCGGCTGCCCGCCCCGAGGTTTCCAGCTTGCTCCTGCTTGCTGCCTTGTGCCAAAACCGTGACCCGCATGAGGTGGCTGAGGAGATTGGCCAGGGCGGTTCAGGTGCGCTTAAGAAGGTGGTCACAGAGGCGGTCAACGAACACCTGGCGCCCATCCGTGCGCGTCGGGCTGACTATGCCAAGGATCGAGGATATCTCCGCAGCGTTTTGCAGAGGGGCAATGAACGCGCAAATACCATTGCTGAGGCGACCCTCAAAGAGGTGCGGGGCGCCATGGGCACCTCGTATTGA
- a CDS encoding mycoredoxin — translation MDFTPETGSITMFSTTWCGYCKRLKKQLDTAGIGYTEINIEDVPGTAELVESLNGGNQTVPTVLFPDGTAATNPSLNDVKAKLGV, via the coding sequence GTGGATTTCACCCCCGAGACCGGATCAATCACCATGTTTTCCACCACCTGGTGCGGCTACTGCAAGCGCCTGAAGAAGCAGCTTGACACTGCAGGGATTGGCTACACGGAGATCAACATCGAGGACGTTCCCGGCACCGCCGAACTCGTTGAAAGCCTCAACGGCGGCAACCAGACGGTCCCCACCGTACTGTTCCCGGATGGCACCGCAGCCACCAACCCCTCACTGAACGATGTGAAGGCCAAGCTGGGCGTCTAG
- a CDS encoding DedA family protein, producing the protein MMDSIVSLPFVWAFLILFVIVMLRSNGTYWAGRGLAAGGRKTKLQKHLDSPAVLRAEKVIARWGAPAVSVSFLTIGVQTAINMAAGLGRMPLRRYIPATIVGSIAWACIYATIGLATFDAAIAAAAGSPLALVLLVLAVGVVLLGVHLFRVSRTRKLDAAAMEDCPVMGVEVPGTPTVQA; encoded by the coding sequence ATGATGGACAGCATTGTTTCACTTCCGTTTGTGTGGGCTTTCCTGATCCTGTTCGTGATCGTCATGCTGCGCTCCAACGGCACCTACTGGGCGGGCCGGGGCCTTGCCGCCGGCGGGCGCAAGACGAAGCTGCAAAAGCACCTGGACTCACCGGCAGTGCTGCGTGCAGAGAAGGTCATCGCCCGCTGGGGCGCCCCGGCCGTCAGTGTCAGTTTCTTGACCATTGGTGTCCAGACCGCGATCAACATGGCGGCCGGACTGGGCCGTATGCCACTGCGCCGCTATATCCCTGCCACCATTGTTGGTTCCATCGCCTGGGCCTGCATCTATGCAACGATCGGCCTCGCCACCTTCGACGCAGCCATCGCGGCCGCCGCAGGGTCGCCGCTGGCCCTTGTCCTACTCGTGCTGGCCGTTGGTGTCGTGCTCCTCGGAGTGCACCTCTTCCGTGTCTCACGCACCCGCAAGCTCGATGCGGCCGCCATGGAGGACTGCCCCGTAATGGGTGTGGAAGTTCCCGGCACCCCAACCGTCCAGGCCTAG
- a CDS encoding thioesterase family protein: MDDTTTLTAVEATSYYRHLGGNRYESTGHAQGAWNPHEQHMAPVAGIMVHALEQFQSRDDMRLVRINFDILGLIPAGEFTIETTLLRPGRTIELVQAELLAQGRPAVRATAWRLQKNDTTAVEAYEDEPMGSLEESAPWDGMSTWPGGFIKTLEGRSLPEHRPGRGRAWLHSPFTMLDGGEHASALVRLLGLVDSANGVSARMAPEPGGWMYPNVDLSIHLYREPVGEWLGLDTRVTIGSDGVGLTSSVLHDVEGPFGRSEQILTVRPLPHAR, translated from the coding sequence ATGGACGACACCACAACACTCACAGCCGTCGAAGCCACTTCGTATTACCGCCATCTGGGCGGGAACCGCTACGAATCAACCGGCCACGCCCAGGGTGCCTGGAATCCGCATGAGCAGCACATGGCTCCCGTGGCCGGCATCATGGTCCATGCGCTGGAGCAATTCCAGTCGCGTGATGACATGCGCCTCGTCCGCATCAACTTTGACATTCTTGGGCTGATCCCCGCCGGTGAATTCACCATTGAAACCACGTTGCTGCGCCCGGGGCGGACCATTGAACTGGTTCAGGCAGAATTGCTGGCCCAGGGCCGTCCGGCGGTTCGTGCCACAGCCTGGCGCCTGCAAAAAAATGACACCACCGCCGTTGAAGCTTACGAGGATGAGCCCATGGGCAGCCTTGAGGAGTCGGCGCCGTGGGACGGCATGAGCACCTGGCCAGGTGGCTTCATCAAGACTCTTGAAGGCCGTTCCCTGCCCGAGCACCGCCCTGGCCGCGGCCGGGCCTGGCTGCACAGTCCCTTCACCATGCTCGACGGCGGAGAGCACGCCTCCGCTTTGGTGCGCCTGCTGGGGTTGGTCGACAGCGCCAACGGAGTGTCCGCCCGCATGGCACCGGAGCCTGGCGGCTGGATGTACCCCAACGTTGACCTCTCAATCCACCTGTACCGTGAGCCCGTGGGCGAATGGCTGGGCCTGGACACGAGGGTCACCATAGGGTCCGACGGAGTTGGCCTCACCTCCTCGGTGCTGCACGATGTGGAGGGTCCCTTTGGGCGGTCCGAGCAGATCCTGACGGTGCGTCCCCTCCCTCACGCCAGGTGA
- a CDS encoding AMP-binding protein, whose translation MTTDVHDSYASGTFTTPLLEETIGANFHTTARRFPDREALIDKPSGRRWSYAELNHDVDALARGLLAAGVAKGDRVGIWAPNVPEWVLLQYATAKIGAILVNVNPSYRVHELKYAIVQSGMSMIVALPEFKGSDYQGMIGQVTPECPDLTAAVYIGTPSWDALVAGGEAVPADAVEHAMAKLDPNDPINIQYTSGTTGYPKGATLSHRNILNNGYFVTETIRFTERDKLCVPVPFYHCFGMVMGNLGATTHGAAIVIPAASFDPAATLAAVQEERCTALYGVPTMFIAELNLPEFSSYDLSSLRTGIMAGSPCPVEVMKRTMTEMNMAGVSIAYGMTETSPVSMQTLMDDDVAHRTETVGRVHPHLEVKIVNPNTGDTVPRGTTGEFCTRGYSVTLGYWNDPEKTAAAIDSEQWMHTGDLAVMYDDGYVNIVGRIKDMVIRGGENLYPREIEEFLYQHPDIADVQVIGVPDERYGEELCAWLLMKPGTAPLDAAAVAAYCEGRLSRHKAPRYVLVVDEFPMTVTGKVRKMDMRERTMEILGLG comes from the coding sequence ATGACCACTGACGTTCATGACTCTTACGCATCCGGCACCTTCACGACACCCTTACTGGAAGAAACTATCGGCGCCAATTTTCACACCACGGCCCGGCGCTTCCCTGACCGTGAGGCGCTGATCGACAAGCCGTCCGGGCGCCGCTGGAGCTATGCAGAGCTGAACCACGACGTCGATGCCCTGGCCCGCGGCCTGCTCGCCGCCGGGGTGGCCAAGGGAGACCGGGTGGGGATCTGGGCGCCCAACGTACCCGAATGGGTGCTGCTGCAATACGCAACAGCCAAGATCGGCGCCATCCTGGTCAACGTCAACCCCTCCTACCGGGTTCATGAGCTCAAGTACGCCATCGTGCAATCGGGCATGTCCATGATCGTTGCCCTGCCGGAGTTCAAGGGCTCCGACTACCAGGGCATGATCGGCCAGGTGACGCCCGAGTGCCCGGACCTGACGGCGGCAGTCTACATCGGGACGCCTTCCTGGGATGCACTCGTGGCGGGCGGGGAGGCGGTGCCGGCGGACGCCGTCGAACATGCCATGGCAAAACTTGACCCGAATGATCCCATCAATATCCAGTACACCTCCGGCACCACCGGCTACCCCAAGGGAGCCACGCTGAGCCACCGCAATATCCTGAACAACGGATACTTCGTCACGGAAACCATCCGCTTCACGGAGCGGGACAAATTGTGCGTGCCAGTGCCGTTCTACCACTGCTTCGGGATGGTCATGGGCAATCTGGGCGCAACTACGCACGGGGCCGCGATCGTAATTCCGGCAGCCTCCTTCGATCCCGCGGCCACACTGGCGGCGGTGCAGGAAGAGCGTTGCACTGCACTGTACGGGGTGCCCACCATGTTCATTGCCGAGCTGAACCTGCCCGAATTTTCCAGCTACGACCTCTCCAGCCTGCGCACCGGGATCATGGCCGGCTCGCCCTGCCCCGTGGAGGTCATGAAGCGGACCATGACGGAGATGAACATGGCTGGCGTGTCAATCGCTTACGGTATGACGGAGACCTCCCCGGTGTCTATGCAGACTCTGATGGACGACGACGTCGCGCACCGCACCGAGACAGTGGGCCGGGTGCACCCGCACCTTGAGGTCAAGATCGTTAATCCGAACACCGGCGACACAGTCCCGCGCGGTACCACCGGGGAGTTTTGCACGCGCGGCTACTCGGTCACGCTCGGCTACTGGAACGATCCGGAAAAGACGGCGGCGGCGATTGATTCCGAGCAGTGGATGCACACCGGGGACCTGGCCGTGATGTACGACGACGGCTACGTCAACATTGTGGGGCGCATCAAGGACATGGTGATCCGCGGCGGCGAAAACCTGTACCCGCGCGAGATTGAGGAGTTCCTCTACCAGCACCCCGACATTGCCGACGTGCAGGTCATTGGCGTCCCGGACGAGCGATACGGGGAGGAGCTGTGCGCGTGGCTGCTCATGAAACCGGGCACCGCGCCGCTGGATGCCGCCGCGGTGGCCGCGTACTGCGAGGGGCGCCTGTCCCGCCATAAGGCGCCGCGCTATGTGCTCGTCGTGGACGAGTTCCCCATGACCGTCACGGGCAAGGTGCGCAAGATGGACATGCGCGAACGCACGATGGAGATCCTGGGCCTGGGGTAG
- a CDS encoding NUDIX domain-containing protein gives MRDPGDAWVEGPAGKFWGTFGSAGLLVLDAGRGVLLQHRAIWSHHGGTWGLPGGALHEGEAPVDGALRESWEEAGVPRENVELLFTSVFDVGYWSYTTVAVTAVVPFEAVIRDPESLALEWVPPEAVDQRPLHPGFGKAWPELRRRLLE, from the coding sequence ATGCGCGATCCGGGTGACGCCTGGGTTGAGGGTCCCGCCGGCAAGTTCTGGGGCACGTTTGGTTCGGCCGGGCTTCTGGTGCTCGACGCCGGACGGGGAGTCCTGCTGCAACACCGGGCGATCTGGTCCCACCATGGCGGCACGTGGGGCCTTCCCGGGGGAGCCCTCCACGAGGGCGAGGCGCCCGTGGACGGTGCCCTGCGGGAATCGTGGGAGGAGGCAGGGGTGCCGCGCGAGAACGTGGAGCTGCTGTTCACCTCCGTCTTTGACGTGGGGTACTGGAGCTACACCACCGTGGCGGTGACCGCCGTCGTGCCTTTTGAGGCGGTCATCAGGGATCCCGAAAGCCTGGCGCTGGAATGGGTGCCACCGGAGGCCGTTGACCAACGCCCCCTGCACCCGGGTTTCGGGAAGGCGTGGCCGGAGCTCCGCCGTCGTCTGCTGGAGTGA
- a CDS encoding lipoate--protein ligase encodes MLAPALEVHHQLVNRGAEADLNQALELLAEVKTGSREAMLRFYRPEPTVAFGQRDAKLPGFAAAQQAARDNGFVPAVRRAGGRAAAYHQGTLIVDHIQPEDDAIAGAKARFAFFGELFTGALRSLRVDAGVGEIPGEYCPGEFSVYGRGGASSIKLVGTAQRVVAGAWLFSSVIVVENSAPIRNVLVDSYRALGLDWDPATAGAVEDLRPGVTVDDVQAAVLAAYAHHTRLA; translated from the coding sequence TTGCTGGCGCCAGCGCTGGAAGTCCACCACCAACTAGTCAACCGCGGCGCCGAAGCCGACCTCAACCAAGCCCTTGAGCTGTTGGCCGAGGTCAAGACCGGCAGCCGCGAGGCGATGTTGCGCTTTTACCGGCCCGAACCGACAGTCGCCTTCGGGCAGCGCGACGCCAAGCTGCCCGGTTTTGCCGCAGCGCAGCAGGCGGCCCGGGACAACGGTTTTGTGCCTGCCGTGCGGCGTGCCGGCGGCAGGGCTGCCGCCTACCACCAAGGCACTTTGATCGTGGACCACATTCAGCCTGAGGATGACGCCATTGCCGGCGCCAAGGCCCGTTTTGCCTTCTTCGGCGAGCTGTTTACAGGGGCGTTACGTTCCCTGCGTGTTGACGCAGGCGTGGGAGAGATCCCGGGGGAATACTGCCCGGGTGAGTTCAGCGTCTATGGCAGGGGCGGCGCTTCCAGTATCAAGCTGGTGGGCACGGCGCAGCGCGTGGTCGCGGGTGCGTGGCTGTTCAGTTCAGTCATTGTCGTGGAGAACTCGGCACCCATCCGCAACGTGCTGGTTGACTCGTATAGGGCGCTGGGCCTGGACTGGGACCCTGCCACGGCGGGCGCGGTTGAGGACCTGCGACCGGGCGTCACCGTGGATGACGTGCAAGCTGCGGTCCTGGCGGCGTACGCGCACCACACGCGCTTGGCATGA
- the yiaA gene encoding inner membrane protein YiaA, producing MSEVNQLGKPTGAFIGASWIALGLGMGVYFVGLWNAKMELNEKGFYLTVFLFGLFAAVSLQKAVRDKAEEIPVTPIYLGIAWFALLASLLLLAIGLWNADLLLSEKGFYGVGFAMSLFAVVAVQKNIRDLAAHKAVYPDQHVQARPGFLDKPEL from the coding sequence ATGAGCGAGGTAAATCAGCTGGGGAAACCAACAGGAGCGTTTATCGGGGCATCCTGGATTGCTTTGGGGCTGGGAATGGGCGTCTACTTCGTAGGCCTCTGGAACGCCAAAATGGAGCTCAATGAGAAGGGTTTCTATCTCACTGTGTTTTTGTTTGGGCTCTTCGCGGCCGTGTCGCTCCAAAAAGCAGTGCGTGACAAGGCTGAAGAAATTCCGGTGACACCCATCTACCTCGGCATCGCCTGGTTTGCGTTGCTGGCCTCCCTTTTGCTGCTTGCGATTGGCCTCTGGAACGCCGACTTGTTGTTGTCGGAGAAGGGCTTCTACGGCGTCGGATTCGCCATGAGCTTGTTCGCGGTCGTGGCGGTGCAGAAGAACATTAGGGATCTTGCTGCGCACAAGGCTGTCTACCCTGACCAGCATGTGCAGGCCAGGCCCGGATTCCTGGACAAGCCGGAACTGTAA
- the nrdF gene encoding class 1b ribonucleoside-diphosphate reductase subunit beta — protein sequence MTPDKLKLAHHVTAINWNRIEDEKDVEVWNRLCNNFWLPEKVPLSNDIQSWATLSPEEQLMTMRVFTGLTLLDTLQGTVGAVSLIPDAITPHEEAVYTNIAFMESVHAKSYSSIFSTLCSTKEIDEAFRWSVENVNLQKKAQIIESYYYGDDPLKRKIASTLLESFLFYSGFYLPMYWSSRAKLTNTADLIRLIIRDEAVHGYYIGYKYQKGLEKVSEERREELKAYTFELLFELYENEVQYTHDLYDAVGLAEDVKKFLHYNANKALMNLGYEAMFPSAVTDVSPAILSALSPNSDENHDFFSGSGSSYVIGKAVNTEDDDWDF from the coding sequence ATGACACCGGACAAGCTGAAGCTGGCCCACCACGTAACGGCCATCAACTGGAACCGCATTGAGGATGAGAAGGACGTTGAGGTCTGGAACCGCCTGTGCAACAACTTCTGGCTGCCGGAGAAGGTGCCGCTGTCCAACGACATCCAGTCGTGGGCCACGCTGAGCCCCGAAGAGCAGCTGATGACCATGCGCGTCTTCACCGGCCTGACCCTGCTGGACACGCTGCAGGGCACGGTGGGCGCGGTCTCGCTGATCCCGGACGCCATCACCCCGCACGAGGAGGCCGTCTACACGAACATCGCGTTCATGGAGTCCGTGCACGCCAAGAGCTACTCCTCGATCTTCTCCACCCTGTGCTCCACGAAGGAAATCGACGAGGCCTTCCGCTGGTCGGTCGAGAACGTGAACCTGCAGAAGAAGGCTCAGATCATCGAGTCCTACTACTACGGCGACGATCCGCTCAAGCGCAAGATCGCCTCCACCCTGCTGGAGTCCTTCCTGTTCTACTCGGGCTTCTACCTGCCCATGTACTGGTCTTCACGTGCCAAGCTGACAAACACCGCAGACCTGATCCGCCTGATCATCCGGGATGAGGCCGTGCACGGCTACTACATCGGCTACAAGTACCAGAAGGGCCTGGAGAAGGTTTCCGAAGAGCGCCGCGAAGAGCTGAAGGCCTACACCTTCGAACTGCTCTTCGAGCTGTACGAGAACGAGGTGCAGTACACGCACGACCTTTACGACGCTGTTGGCCTGGCCGAGGACGTCAAGAAGTTCCTGCACTACAACGCCAACAAGGCGCTCATGAACCTGGGCTACGAGGCCATGTTCCCTTCGGCAGTGACCGATGTGAGCCCGGCCATCCTGTCGGCCCTGTCACCGAACTCGGACGAGAACCACGACTTCTTCTCCGGCTCGGGTTCCTCCTACGTCATCGGCAAGGCAGTGAACACCGAAGACGACGACTGGGACTTCTAA